One part of the Maridesulfovibrio bastinii DSM 16055 genome encodes these proteins:
- a CDS encoding ribonucleoside triphosphate reductase — protein MPKQILKRDGRLETWSTERISDAIFKALKASGIKDPLLAKRLGRNVEKKLEGVDVPEQEHVQDMVQLVLMEGRLFSVAERYIIYREKRRELRKQDETYLDIAGTIESYLDRSDWRVNENSNMGHSFQGLMLHMSGAVQARYCLEKYPEEIRMAHEHGYFHIHDLSFGLAGYCAGWSLRDLLLEGFGLRGRCSSGPARHFDSACGQIVNFLGTLQNEWAGAQAFNNIDTYLAPFIRHDGLDYDQVKQMVQKLIFNLNTTSRWGGQSPFTNFTLDMVPPKHIAKEPVIIGGELQDTTYGEYAEEMEMFNKAFVEVMLEGDSDGRIFSFPIPTYNVTPDFPWESEVGELLLKMTAKYGAPYFQNFINSDLNPEDVRSMCCRLQMDLREIRKKTGGLFGSGDLTGSIGVVTLNLPKLAYLAQGEEDFLDLIAEYATLAKDSLEYKRKLVTANLESGMFPFTKRYLKNGFKGHFSTIGLIGGNEACLNLLGKGIETDAGLRLMTRVLNHLRSLSVKFQEETGNLFNLEATPGEGTCYRLAKIDKSLYADIQTSGTTDPYYTNSTLLPVGITEDVVYALKHQDQLQTLYNGGTVFHTFLGEAVADTTALKNFIIKAMTNTKIPYISVTPTFSVCEDHGYIYGEHFECPECGKEAEVYTRIVGYYRPVSRWNKGKQEEYKERTEYSRTSCACS, from the coding sequence ATGCCTAAACAGATTCTCAAACGTGACGGAAGATTAGAAACATGGTCCACTGAAAGAATTTCAGATGCGATCTTCAAAGCTCTTAAAGCCAGCGGAATCAAAGATCCGCTCCTTGCCAAAAGACTTGGCAGAAATGTTGAAAAGAAACTCGAAGGAGTCGATGTCCCGGAACAGGAACATGTTCAGGACATGGTTCAGCTGGTACTTATGGAAGGAAGGCTTTTTTCCGTTGCTGAACGGTACATCATCTACCGTGAGAAACGTCGTGAACTGCGTAAGCAGGACGAAACATATCTTGATATAGCAGGAACAATAGAAAGTTATCTTGATCGTTCCGACTGGCGTGTAAATGAAAACTCCAACATGGGCCATTCCTTTCAGGGATTGATGCTGCACATGTCCGGAGCTGTTCAGGCCCGCTACTGCCTTGAAAAATATCCTGAAGAAATCAGAATGGCCCACGAGCACGGCTATTTTCATATTCATGATCTCTCCTTCGGCCTTGCCGGTTATTGTGCCGGCTGGTCTCTGCGTGACCTCCTGCTAGAAGGATTCGGACTTCGCGGCCGTTGTTCTTCCGGTCCTGCAAGGCACTTTGATTCCGCCTGCGGACAGATTGTGAACTTTCTTGGAACCCTCCAGAATGAATGGGCCGGCGCACAGGCTTTCAATAATATTGATACCTATCTTGCTCCTTTCATCCGTCATGACGGTCTTGATTACGATCAGGTCAAACAGATGGTTCAGAAGCTTATCTTCAACCTGAACACCACTTCACGCTGGGGCGGTCAGAGTCCTTTCACCAACTTCACTCTGGATATGGTTCCTCCCAAGCATATTGCCAAAGAACCTGTAATTATCGGCGGTGAGCTGCAGGATACTACTTACGGTGAATACGCCGAGGAAATGGAAATGTTCAACAAGGCTTTTGTCGAAGTCATGCTTGAAGGTGACAGCGACGGCCGTATTTTCTCTTTCCCGATTCCTACATATAACGTTACCCCGGACTTTCCGTGGGAGTCGGAAGTAGGCGAACTGCTTCTTAAAATGACTGCCAAATATGGTGCTCCATATTTCCAGAACTTCATTAATTCAGATCTTAACCCTGAGGATGTCCGCTCCATGTGCTGCCGTCTACAGATGGATCTGCGTGAGATTCGCAAAAAAACAGGCGGACTGTTCGGTTCCGGAGATCTTACCGGTTCTATCGGTGTTGTTACCCTGAATCTGCCCAAGCTGGCTTATCTTGCTCAGGGTGAAGAAGATTTTCTGGATCTGATTGCAGAATACGCAACTCTGGCTAAAGATTCGCTTGAATATAAACGTAAACTCGTTACAGCAAATCTTGAAAGTGGAATGTTCCCGTTCACAAAACGTTATCTCAAGAACGGATTTAAAGGTCATTTCAGCACCATCGGCCTGATCGGTGGTAACGAAGCATGCCTGAACCTGCTTGGAAAGGGTATTGAAACCGATGCCGGACTCAGGCTGATGACCCGTGTTCTCAATCACCTGCGTTCACTCAGCGTTAAATTTCAGGAAGAAACCGGCAACCTTTTCAACCTTGAAGCAACTCCCGGTGAAGGAACCTGCTATCGTCTGGCAAAGATTGATAAATCCCTTTATGCGGACATTCAGACTTCCGGAACAACAGATCCTTATTACACAAACTCCACTCTGCTGCCTGTAGGTATCACTGAGGATGTTGTCTATGCTCTCAAGCATCAGGACCAGTTGCAGACTCTGTATAACGGTGGAACAGTATTCCATACTTTCCTTGGCGAGGCTGTTGCTGATACCACCGCGCTTAAAAACTTCATTATCAAAGCTATGACCAATACCAAGATTCCTTATATCTCGGTTACGCCTACTTTCTCAGTCTGCGAAGATCATGGTTACATTTACGGTGAGCATTTTGAATGCCCGGAATGCGGTAAAGAAGCTGAAGTTTATACCAGAATTGTCGGTTACTATCGTCCTGTCAGCCGCTGGAACAAGGGAAAACAGGAAGAGTACAAAGAACGTACCGAGTACAGCCGTACTTCCTGCGCCTGCTCGTAA
- a CDS encoding sensor histidine kinase: MPRLNIRQKIIFAIITFTVCFGCVALLSFSNMGQLKTSIALVEKTDDIANLVLELRRVEKNFFLYQDKRFFAQAGGYIKQISALLDTIRAKKEMKYAAILTARMKDELQNYDTIISNMEYSAKNFKIFPANSQENLRECGKTLVETAKSISASERLKIFTINEKLRTNLMVSMTGVALIMVLLVFFFFKNILRPLKQVQNATRRIASGTFKPLEIHNDHDEIQQVFAALNSMVEQLNKRQEQLIQARKLSSIGTLASGMAHQLNNPLNNISTSCQILMENKSGEDPFADKMMKNISQETLRARDIVQGLLDFSRQKDYAPSNSSLRFVTERVEGLVSSRLPANIKLNIDLPQDITIPVDAQHMQEVFINLILNSIQAIEPDQGEISVSGSIKESGIQILVKDSGQGMTPDVMSRIFDPFYTTKEVGQGTGLGLSIAYGIIEKAGGKILVSSIENQGTTFTINLPLNRDS, encoded by the coding sequence ATGCCAAGGTTGAACATCCGCCAGAAAATCATCTTCGCCATTATAACATTCACAGTTTGTTTCGGTTGTGTTGCTCTGCTTTCATTCTCCAACATGGGTCAACTCAAGACAAGCATAGCTCTGGTTGAAAAAACTGACGACATCGCGAATCTTGTTCTTGAACTCCGCCGGGTTGAAAAAAACTTTTTCCTTTATCAGGACAAACGCTTTTTCGCTCAGGCCGGTGGCTACATAAAACAGATTTCCGCTCTGCTGGACACAATCAGAGCTAAAAAAGAAATGAAATATGCCGCAATTCTTACAGCGAGAATGAAGGATGAGCTGCAAAATTACGATACCATAATTTCTAATATGGAATATTCGGCAAAAAACTTCAAAATTTTCCCTGCCAACAGTCAGGAAAATCTCCGTGAATGCGGAAAAACACTTGTTGAAACCGCTAAATCAATCTCAGCCAGTGAAAGACTGAAAATTTTCACTATTAATGAAAAACTCCGCACCAACCTCATGGTTTCCATGACCGGTGTTGCACTGATTATGGTTCTGCTCGTATTTTTCTTTTTCAAAAACATACTCAGACCGCTTAAACAGGTGCAAAACGCAACACGCAGAATAGCCTCAGGAACATTCAAGCCCCTTGAAATACATAATGACCATGATGAAATTCAGCAGGTATTCGCAGCACTCAACAGCATGGTTGAACAATTGAATAAAAGGCAGGAGCAACTGATACAGGCCCGCAAACTGTCTTCCATAGGAACACTGGCTTCGGGAATGGCACATCAGCTTAATAATCCACTTAACAATATTTCAACTTCCTGCCAGATTCTTATGGAAAACAAATCAGGAGAAGACCCGTTCGCCGATAAAATGATGAAGAATATCAGTCAGGAAACCTTAAGGGCCAGGGATATCGTTCAGGGACTGCTCGATTTTTCAAGGCAGAAAGATTATGCTCCTTCGAATTCAAGTCTTAGATTTGTGACTGAAAGAGTCGAAGGGCTTGTTTCAAGCCGGCTGCCTGCCAATATTAAACTGAACATAGACCTTCCGCAGGATATTACCATCCCGGTTGACGCCCAGCACATGCAGGAAGTTTTCATAAACCTTATTTTGAATTCAATTCAGGCCATTGAACCGGATCAAGGTGAAATAAGTGTCTCCGGATCAATCAAAGAAAGCGGCATTCAGATTCTGGTTAAAGATTCCGGTCAGGGCATGACCCCTGACGTTATGAGCCGCATCTTCGATCCGTTCTATACAACAAAAGAAGTCGGTCAGGGTACTGGACTGGGACTTTCCATCGCTTATGGAATTATTGAAAAAGCCGGCGGAAAAATACTTGTTTCAAGCATTGAGAATCAGGGTACAACTTTCACTATAAACCTACCCCTGA